The following are from one region of the bacterium genome:
- a CDS encoding flavin reductase family protein, which yields MNNREEIGRALGKIPSGVGVLTARSGDVESAMLASWFQQVAFEPPMIAVAVNKSRPILELIHASKAFTLSLFHTSQKDLFAHFAKGVEPGQNPFQGIQLTREPVGGAILSDAMSYLSCEIAGEVDAGDHKVFLGRVLKGGILKDGHSMVHTRKNGFHY from the coding sequence ATGAATAACCGGGAAGAAATCGGAAGAGCGCTGGGCAAGATTCCGTCGGGAGTGGGCGTCCTGACCGCCAGGAGCGGGGACGTCGAATCCGCGATGCTGGCGTCATGGTTTCAACAGGTGGCCTTCGAGCCGCCGATGATCGCCGTCGCGGTCAACAAGTCACGCCCCATCTTGGAGCTGATCCACGCCTCCAAGGCGTTCACGTTGAGCCTCTTTCACACGAGCCAAAAAGACCTTTTTGCGCATTTCGCCAAAGGCGTCGAGCCGGGGCAGAATCCGTTTCAAGGCATTCAGCTCACTCGCGAACCCGTCGGCGGAGCCATCCTCTCCGACGCCATGTCCTACCTTTCCTGCGAGATCGCGGGCGAAGTGGACGCCGGGGATCACAAGGTCTTTCTGGGGCGGGTCCTCAAGGGTGGCATCCTGAAAGACGGACACTCCATGGTCCACACGCGGAAGAATGGTTTTCATTACTAG
- a CDS encoding acyl-CoA dehydrogenase family protein, with protein MSYDLSPEQDMLRKTIREFAEGEIKPVAHKLDEKEEFSLDLVGKMGKLGLFGVTVSPDYGGQGLDTLSYIIAVEELARVDGCQAATVAAENGLGIGPIYNFGTEDQKRKYLPDLCSGKKLWGFGLTEPDAGSDAGNSKTRAELKNGQWIVNGSKIFITNAASRITAGVTVQAVTGQKPDGVKEISCIIVEQNTPGFTAKEMHGKMTWRSSNTGELYFEDVKVPEANLLGPKGGGYRQMLATLDGGRLAIAAMGLGGAQGAYEAALKYSHERKTFGQPLCKHQVIAFKLADMAMEIELARTYLYKACWLKDQGRPFKKEAAIAKLYCSEVMGRVADQAVQIHGGYGLMEEYPVAKFYRDQRLLEIGEGSSEVQRIVISREIGC; from the coding sequence CTGTCTTACGACTTAAGCCCGGAGCAGGATATGCTCCGAAAGACCATCCGTGAATTCGCGGAAGGAGAGATCAAGCCCGTCGCGCACAAGCTCGATGAGAAGGAGGAGTTCTCTCTCGACCTGGTCGGGAAGATGGGAAAGCTCGGCCTCTTCGGCGTCACGGTTTCGCCGGACTACGGCGGACAAGGTCTCGACACGCTCTCCTATATCATCGCCGTCGAGGAACTGGCTCGCGTGGACGGCTGCCAGGCGGCAACGGTCGCGGCCGAAAACGGCTTGGGCATCGGCCCCATCTACAATTTCGGCACGGAAGATCAGAAGCGGAAGTACCTGCCGGATCTTTGCAGCGGCAAGAAACTCTGGGGTTTCGGACTCACCGAGCCCGACGCCGGCAGCGACGCGGGTAATTCCAAGACGCGCGCCGAGCTCAAGAACGGCCAGTGGATCGTCAACGGCTCCAAAATTTTCATCACGAATGCCGCCTCGAGGATCACCGCCGGCGTCACGGTCCAGGCGGTGACGGGGCAGAAACCGGACGGGGTCAAAGAGATTTCGTGCATCATCGTGGAGCAAAACACGCCGGGCTTCACCGCCAAGGAGATGCACGGAAAGATGACCTGGCGGTCTTCGAACACTGGCGAGCTCTATTTCGAAGACGTGAAGGTTCCGGAGGCGAATCTCTTGGGTCCCAAGGGCGGAGGCTACCGCCAGATGCTGGCGACATTGGATGGAGGCCGCCTTGCCATCGCCGCCATGGGCCTCGGGGGCGCACAAGGGGCCTATGAAGCCGCGCTCAAATATTCGCACGAGCGCAAGACCTTCGGACAACCCCTCTGCAAGCACCAGGTCATCGCCTTCAAACTGGCTGACATGGCCATGGAGATCGAACTCGCCCGCACCTATCTCTACAAGGCCTGCTGGCTGAAGGACCAGGGACGCCCGTTCAAGAAGGAAGCGGCGATCGCAAAACTGTATTGCTCGGAAGTGATGGGGCGCGTGGCCGACCAGGCGGTCCAGATCCACGGCGGCTACGGCCTGATGGAGGAATATCCCGTCGCCAAATTTTACCGAGACCAGCGGCTGCTCGAAATCGGAGAGGGGTCGTCCGAGGTCCAGCGAATCGTCATCTCCCGCGAGATCGGTTGTTAG
- a CDS encoding DUF6789 family protein produces the protein MASFKKAFMAGVAGTVVMTGFSFISHYLQLPKMDWHGMFASFFHVGTAFGWVMYFAVGIGLAYLYGAFFRSVLPAHSWGRGMIYAAILWAVMGMVLMPVFGMGFFYGSMMMAVATFIGMALYGATVGYLYER, from the coding sequence ATGGCGTCCTTCAAAAAGGCGTTTATGGCCGGCGTGGCCGGCACCGTTGTAATGACGGGTTTCTCTTTCATTTCCCACTACCTGCAGCTGCCCAAGATGGATTGGCATGGAATGTTCGCCTCGTTCTTTCATGTGGGCACGGCCTTCGGGTGGGTGATGTATTTTGCCGTCGGCATCGGTTTGGCCTATCTGTATGGGGCCTTTTTCCGGTCCGTCCTGCCGGCCCACTCCTGGGGGCGCGGCATGATCTACGCCGCGATTCTCTGGGCCGTCATGGGGATGGTTCTCATGCCTGTCTTCGGCATGGGCTTCTTCTATGGGTCCATGATGATGGCGGTGGCGACGTTTATCGGGATGGCCCTGTACGGAGCGACCGTCGGCTATCTGTACGAGAGGTGA